Proteins found in one Vallitalea guaymasensis genomic segment:
- a CDS encoding carbohydrate ABC transporter permease translates to MSIGKKNKKMIVRIIAFVFLSLLGIFMTYPLLWLISSSFKENNEIFKSLSLIPQKIVMNSYSEGWKGIGQFGYSTFFGNTFKLVIPITFFTVISSTMVGYGFARFTFPFKKFFFSVMLAGLMLPSSVIIIPRYLLFNRFGWLDSYLPFIVPAMFATNAFFIFMMVQFFRGIPKELDEAGIIDGCNSLQILTRILLPLCKPAIFSAMLFQFIWAWSDFFSPLIYINSVKKYPLSLALRMMLDLGEQAQWNQIMAMSVLSIVPPVILFFTAQKYFVEGISTSGLKG, encoded by the coding sequence ATGTCTATTGGTAAAAAAAATAAAAAGATGATTGTAAGAATCATTGCCTTTGTTTTCTTGAGTCTCTTAGGAATATTTATGACTTATCCGTTATTGTGGCTTATTTCATCTTCATTCAAGGAAAATAATGAGATATTCAAATCACTAAGTTTAATTCCCCAAAAGATTGTTATGAATTCTTATAGTGAGGGTTGGAAAGGTATTGGACAGTTTGGATATTCTACATTCTTTGGAAATACTTTTAAACTGGTTATTCCTATAACTTTCTTTACAGTCATATCTTCCACTATGGTAGGTTATGGATTTGCCAGATTCACTTTTCCATTCAAGAAGTTTTTCTTTTCGGTTATGCTTGCAGGACTTATGTTGCCAAGTTCAGTAATTATAATTCCAAGATATCTTTTGTTTAATAGATTCGGATGGTTGGATAGCTACTTACCTTTTATTGTACCAGCAATGTTTGCAACAAATGCATTTTTTATCTTTATGATGGTTCAATTCTTTAGAGGTATACCGAAAGAGCTTGACGAAGCTGGAATAATTGACGGATGTAATTCCTTGCAGATCTTAACAAGAATACTACTACCGTTATGTAAACCTGCTATTTTTTCAGCAATGCTGTTTCAGTTTATATGGGCATGGAGTGACTTCTTCTCACCATTGATATACATAAATAGCGTTAAAAAATATCCTCTATCATTAGCACTCAGAATGATGCTTGACCTTGGAGAACAAGCACAGTGGAATCAGATTATGGCTATGTCAGTATTATCCATAGTACCTCCTGTGATATTATTCTTCACTGCACAGAAATATTTTGTAGAAGGGATAAGTACCTCAGGTTTAAAAGGGTAG
- a CDS encoding carbohydrate ABC transporter permease, whose amino-acid sequence MKQKYKKRRMKDYVGLLYISPFIIGFLIFQLYPFISSIIYSFTDFTMIKKPDFVGFSNYINMFTKDRDFWNSVKVTFKYVLMAVPMKLIFALFIAMVLNMKLKSINFFRTIYYLPSILGGSVAVAVMWRFLFMYDGLVNNFLGVFNIPPVSWLGNPDISLYTIGLLAVWQFGSSMVLFLAGLKQIPENLYEASAIDGASKVKQFFVITLPMLTPIILFNMVMQTISAFQEFTGAFVITNGGPMKSTYLYGMMLYDNAFVHFKMGYASAQSWILFFIIVTITAILLKSSKRWAYYEDGGDF is encoded by the coding sequence ATGAAGCAAAAATACAAGAAAAGAAGAATGAAAGACTATGTAGGATTATTATACATCAGCCCTTTTATTATAGGATTTCTGATTTTTCAATTGTATCCGTTTATATCTTCGATCATTTATTCGTTTACGGATTTTACTATGATAAAGAAACCTGATTTTGTAGGCTTTTCCAATTATATTAACATGTTTACCAAAGATAGAGATTTTTGGAATAGTGTAAAAGTAACATTTAAATATGTACTGATGGCTGTACCGATGAAATTGATTTTTGCTCTTTTCATTGCCATGGTATTGAACATGAAATTAAAGAGTATCAACTTTTTTAGAACTATATACTATCTTCCATCAATCTTAGGTGGAAGTGTTGCTGTAGCGGTTATGTGGAGATTCCTATTTATGTATGATGGCTTAGTGAATAATTTTCTGGGAGTATTCAACATTCCACCTGTTTCATGGTTGGGAAATCCAGATATTTCATTATATACAATAGGATTGCTGGCAGTATGGCAGTTCGGTTCTTCCATGGTGCTTTTTTTAGCAGGACTAAAACAGATACCTGAAAACCTGTATGAAGCATCTGCTATAGATGGAGCATCTAAAGTAAAACAATTTTTCGTTATAACATTACCAATGCTGACACCTATTATTCTATTTAATATGGTTATGCAGACAATCAGCGCTTTCCAAGAATTCACCGGAGCCTTTGTAATTACTAATGGAGGACCAATGAAATCTACATACCTATATGGAATGATGTTGTATGATAATGCTTTTGTACATTTCAAGATGGGTTATGCTTCAGCGCAATCTTGGATACTATTCTTTATAATAGTTACCATTACAGCAATTTTATTGAAGTCGTCAAAACGCTGGGCTTATTATGAAGATGGGGGTGATTTTTAA
- a CDS encoding ABC transporter substrate-binding protein: MRTLKRIVSLFFISCFLLFSIVGCGSKQDTESSNGKDDSTAKKDETIELRFSWWGGEARHEGTLAAIDAYMKENPNIKIEAEYSGWDGYYQKLVTQLAGQTAPDIIQINYNWLYDLRRQGKFFTDPRDLQDIIDISGFSQASLDAISVDGELQGLPTGLNAVGMIYNKEFFKKNNIPEDIDYWNWDNLIEVGKRVHEADPNQYLLNEFPNSLTSLVDMYLEQQDKEIIKGDFTLGVNVDELTEAYEYVQKLFDNGVIAPFEITALFQDKTEQFPKWLNGEIGMFMQVASVVPALSNNFEVGVVRVPLKEGAKSSGVSINATNIFAVNDNGKHKEEAAKFINWMLNHEDGINVLKDVRGVQSTENGRKILLDAGIVNPVISQTIDIASKYPGETSNEAELNSELKKIKYQYIEMLGYGELSPSEAASEMLEVLEEKIKELQADN; the protein is encoded by the coding sequence ATGAGAACATTAAAGAGAATAGTAAGTTTGTTTTTTATTAGTTGTTTTTTGCTTTTTAGCATAGTTGGTTGTGGAAGTAAACAAGATACAGAAAGTTCCAATGGAAAAGATGATAGTACAGCAAAAAAAGATGAAACAATTGAGTTACGGTTTTCATGGTGGGGTGGAGAAGCAAGACACGAAGGTACATTAGCAGCAATAGATGCTTATATGAAAGAAAATCCAAATATAAAGATTGAAGCAGAGTATAGTGGATGGGACGGGTATTATCAAAAACTAGTTACCCAGTTAGCAGGACAGACTGCACCAGATATCATACAGATCAATTATAACTGGCTCTATGATCTAAGGCGTCAAGGTAAATTCTTTACAGATCCTAGAGACTTACAAGACATAATTGATATCAGTGGATTTAGCCAAGCAAGCTTGGATGCCATCTCAGTTGATGGAGAATTACAAGGATTGCCAACAGGCTTGAATGCAGTTGGTATGATCTATAACAAAGAATTCTTCAAGAAAAATAATATTCCAGAAGACATAGATTACTGGAATTGGGATAATCTCATAGAAGTTGGTAAAAGAGTTCACGAGGCAGACCCTAATCAATATCTCCTTAACGAATTCCCTAATTCCTTGACCAGTCTTGTGGATATGTATCTTGAACAGCAGGACAAAGAGATAATTAAAGGTGATTTCACATTAGGTGTGAATGTAGATGAACTTACAGAAGCATATGAGTATGTTCAAAAATTGTTTGATAATGGAGTTATCGCTCCTTTTGAAATTACAGCTTTATTCCAAGATAAGACTGAACAATTCCCTAAATGGCTTAATGGGGAAATCGGTATGTTCATGCAAGTTGCATCTGTAGTACCAGCTTTATCTAATAACTTTGAAGTTGGTGTAGTAAGAGTTCCATTAAAAGAAGGAGCAAAATCAAGTGGTGTGAGTATCAACGCAACTAATATATTTGCAGTTAATGATAATGGTAAACATAAGGAAGAAGCGGCCAAATTTATAAATTGGATGTTAAATCATGAAGATGGTATCAATGTCCTAAAAGATGTAAGAGGAGTTCAATCAACAGAAAATGGACGTAAGATATTATTGGATGCAGGCATCGTTAATCCAGTTATTTCACAAACTATTGATATTGCTTCAAAATATCCAGGAGAAACAAGTAATGAAGCTGAGCTGAATAGTGAATTAAAGAAAATTAAGTATCAATATATTGAAATGTTAGGATATGGCGAACTTTCACCAAGTGAAGCTGCAAGTGAGATGCTTGAAGTTCTAGAGGAAAAAATAAAAGAATTACAAGCAGATAACTAG